A stretch of the Ananas comosus cultivar F153 linkage group 14, ASM154086v1, whole genome shotgun sequence genome encodes the following:
- the LOC109720615 gene encoding protein PLASTID TRANSCRIPTIONALLY ACTIVE 14 isoform X1, which produces MCAVFGRMGRLHGGPDGSEFTRLAMFEPLRRARVIMEIPLELMLTISQKPPWMFFPDIVPVGHPIFDIINSTKPDTDWDLRSACLLLFAFDVDGNFWQLYGDFLPSPDECTSLLLGQKEDLLELQDQVLASKMEEQQKRAIEFWEKHWHSAAPLKIKRLARDPERFLWALSIVQSRSVGMRIRLGALVQDANMLVPYADMLNHSFQPNCFLHWRFKDRMLEVMINAGQRIKKGDEMTINYLSGQKNNMFMERYGFSSPANPWDVINFSSTAKIHLDSFLSAFNISGLPDEFYHNNLLSAGEDNSFMNGAVIAAARTLPMWSDGDMPPIPSMERKAARELQEECHQMLSEFSTTSRQDQQILDSDENFSRTREAAIEYEIYRMHRKLFLEKVIEALDLYQDRILF; this is translated from the exons ATGTGCGCAGTGTTCGGGCGTATGGGTCGACTTCATGGAGGGCCGGATGGTTCGGAGTTTACGCGTCTCGCGATGTTCGAGCCGTTGCGGCGAGCTAGG GTGATTATGGAGATCCCGCTGGAATTGATGTTGACTATAAGTCAGAAGCCTCCCTGGATGTTCTTTCCTGATATTGTACCAGTCGGTCATCCtatatttgatattatcaaCTCTACAAAACCCGAT ACTGACTGGGATCTGAGATCAGCCTGTCTTCTTCTGTTTGCATTTGACGTGGACGGCAACTTTTGGCAGTTATATGGTGATTTCTTACCAAGTCCTGATGAATGCACCAGCTTGCTTCTCGGCCAGAAG GAGGACCTTTTGGAACTCCAAGACCAAGTTCTAGCTTCAAAGATGGAAGAACAGCAGAAACGAGCAATAGAATTTTGGGAAAAACATTGG CACTCTGCTGCACCTCTAAAGATTAAACGCCTCGCTCGTGATCCCGAAAGATTTCTTTGGGCATTGAGTATCGTTCAGTCTCGTTCTGTTGGAATGCGAATAAGACTTGGAGCTCTTGTACAAGATGCAAACATGCTAGTTCCTTATGCTG atATGTTGAACCATTCCTTCCAACCAAATTGCTTTCTTCATTGGCGTTTTAAAGATCGCATGCTTGAAGTTATGATAAATGCCGGGCAGCGCATCAAGAAAGGAGATGAG ATGACTATAAACTACTTGAGCGGACAGAAGAACAACATGTTTATGGAAAGATATGGCTTTTCGTCACCAGCA AATCCATGGGATGTTATAAATTTCTCTAGTACTGCCAAGATTCACTTGGATTCATTCTTATCAGCCTTCAACATCTCCGGCTTACCTGACGAATTCTATCACAATA ATCTCTTGTCCGCCGGAGAAGACAATAGCTTCATGAACGGAGCAGTCATAGCCGCTGCTCGCACATTGCCGATGTGGTCGGATGGAGATATGCCTCCGATCCCAAGCATGGAAAGAAAAGCCGCACGTGAGTTGCAAGAAGAATGCCATCAAATGTTGTCAGAATTCTCAACTACTTCTCGACAAGATCAGCAGATTTTAG ATTCTGATGAAAATTTTAGTAGGACACGCGAAGCCGCCATCGAGTATGAGAT ATATCGTATGCACCGGAAATTGTTCTTAGAGAAGGTCATTGAGGCATTGGATCTTTATCAGGATAGAATATTGTTCTAG
- the LOC109720615 gene encoding protein PLASTID TRANSCRIPTIONALLY ACTIVE 14 isoform X2: MCAVFGRMGRLHGGPDGSEFTRLAMFEPLRRARVIMEIPLELMLTISQKPPWMFFPDIVPVGHPIFDIINSTKPDTDWDLRSACLLLFAFDVDGNFWQLYGDFLPSPDECTSLLLGQKEDLLELQDQVLASKMEEQQKRAIEFWEKHWHSAAPLKIKRLARDPERFLWALSIVQSRSVGMRIRLGALVQDANMLVPYADMLNHSFQPNCFLHWRFKDRMLEVMINAGQRIKKGDEMTINYLSGQKNNMFMERYGFSSPANPWDVINFSSTAKIHLDSFLSAFNISGLPDEFYHNNLLSAGEDNSFMNGAVIAAARTLPMWSDGDMPPIPSMERKAARELQEECHQMLSEFSTTSRQDQQILDSDENFSRTREAAIEYRMHRKLFLEKVIEALDLYQDRILF; encoded by the exons ATGTGCGCAGTGTTCGGGCGTATGGGTCGACTTCATGGAGGGCCGGATGGTTCGGAGTTTACGCGTCTCGCGATGTTCGAGCCGTTGCGGCGAGCTAGG GTGATTATGGAGATCCCGCTGGAATTGATGTTGACTATAAGTCAGAAGCCTCCCTGGATGTTCTTTCCTGATATTGTACCAGTCGGTCATCCtatatttgatattatcaaCTCTACAAAACCCGAT ACTGACTGGGATCTGAGATCAGCCTGTCTTCTTCTGTTTGCATTTGACGTGGACGGCAACTTTTGGCAGTTATATGGTGATTTCTTACCAAGTCCTGATGAATGCACCAGCTTGCTTCTCGGCCAGAAG GAGGACCTTTTGGAACTCCAAGACCAAGTTCTAGCTTCAAAGATGGAAGAACAGCAGAAACGAGCAATAGAATTTTGGGAAAAACATTGG CACTCTGCTGCACCTCTAAAGATTAAACGCCTCGCTCGTGATCCCGAAAGATTTCTTTGGGCATTGAGTATCGTTCAGTCTCGTTCTGTTGGAATGCGAATAAGACTTGGAGCTCTTGTACAAGATGCAAACATGCTAGTTCCTTATGCTG atATGTTGAACCATTCCTTCCAACCAAATTGCTTTCTTCATTGGCGTTTTAAAGATCGCATGCTTGAAGTTATGATAAATGCCGGGCAGCGCATCAAGAAAGGAGATGAG ATGACTATAAACTACTTGAGCGGACAGAAGAACAACATGTTTATGGAAAGATATGGCTTTTCGTCACCAGCA AATCCATGGGATGTTATAAATTTCTCTAGTACTGCCAAGATTCACTTGGATTCATTCTTATCAGCCTTCAACATCTCCGGCTTACCTGACGAATTCTATCACAATA ATCTCTTGTCCGCCGGAGAAGACAATAGCTTCATGAACGGAGCAGTCATAGCCGCTGCTCGCACATTGCCGATGTGGTCGGATGGAGATATGCCTCCGATCCCAAGCATGGAAAGAAAAGCCGCACGTGAGTTGCAAGAAGAATGCCATCAAATGTTGTCAGAATTCTCAACTACTTCTCGACAAGATCAGCAGATTTTAG ATTCTGATGAAAATTTTAGTAGGACACGCGAAGCCGCCATCGA ATATCGTATGCACCGGAAATTGTTCTTAGAGAAGGTCATTGAGGCATTGGATCTTTATCAGGATAGAATATTGTTCTAG
- the LOC109720592 gene encoding multiple RNA-binding domain-containing protein 1-like, with amino-acid sequence MSRLCVKNLPKYVNEDRLREFFSQKGEVTDAKIMRTKDGKSRQFAFIGFRSEKEAEAALNYFNNTFMDTRKLICEVARKVGDLNLPRPWSRYSLKRSTHLSQSKDNAGVSDQVSLTKISEGEKLNANLCKSTEVNDPKLQEFLQVMQPRSKSKLWANDAIGAGDFVDKDSKINEKDCQQPQVGQKQAARPKTRTTDGSSGEPEATKSTSSEENEVEESLETREHDHMTDMEYFKSRIKKNWSDAESSDSDDEDSKSQTDMDINNENSPSKMQERDANGLSVGEDDINGEEKESPLVNSDGEDVNNENPTSSVSDEKKQALETGRLFIRNLPYTTTEEDLMELFSQFGDVSHVHLVVDKDTKRSKGIGYVLFSLPESAIRALEELDNSSFQGRLLHVMPAKPQNDEKLESNHVVENKTFKQLRADQRKASEASGDTRAWNSLFMRPDTVVENIARKTGVSKSELLDRDADDLAVRIALGETHVVAETKKALSNAGINIAALEEYAVKKNENMKRSNHVILVKNLPYSSSEGDLASMFGKFGSLDKVVLPPTRTLALVIFLEAAEARSAFKCLAYKRYKDAPLYLEWAPENIFCPTPPSACEEQKNVVGEKNVKKVLVEESMEGVPEEDIDPDRVESRSIFVKNLNFKTLDESLKLHFSNNMKNGTIKSVKVKKHLKNGKFVSMGFGFIEFDSVETATSVCKDLQGTVLDGHALSLQLCHGKRDGQVSKKGEKDRSSTKLIVRNVAFEATEKDLRQLFSPFGQIKSLRLPMKFRSHRGFAFVEYVTKHEAQNALQALANTHLYGRHLVIERAKEGESLEELRARTAAQFTDDVSGFQRPSKRAKK; translated from the exons AT GTCTCGTCTCTGCGTAAAGAATTTGCCCAAGTACGTCAATGAGGATCGCCTCAGAGAGTTCTTCTCCCAGAAGGGCGAAGTCACCGACGCTAAGATCATGCGCACTAA AGATGGGAAGAGTAGGCAATTTGCGTTCATTGGGTTTCGTTCTGAGAAGGAAGCAGAGGCGGCCCTCAATTATTTCAACAACACTTTCATGGACACTCGGAAGCTCATATGTGAG GTTGCTCGTAAAGTTGGTGATCTGAACTTGCCTCGTCCTTGGAGCCGTTATTCTCTAAAGAGAAGCACTCATTTGAGTCAAAGCAAAGACAATGCTGGTGTCAGTGACCAAGTTTCACTGACAAAAATTTCTGAAGGTGAAAAATTGAATGCTAATCTATGTAAAAGCACTGAAGTTAATGATCCAAAGCTCCAAGAATTTCTCCAAGTCATGCAGCCACGGAGTAAGTCGAAGTTGTGGGCCAATGATGCAATTGGTGCTGGTGACTTTGTTGACAAAGATAGCAAAATCAATGAGAAAGATTGTCAGCAGCCACAGGTGGGACAAAAGCAAGCAGCTCGACCAAAGACTAGAACAACTGATGGTAGCAGTGGCGAACCTGAGGCGACTAAAAGCACTTCTTCTGAAGAAAATGAGGTGGAGGAATCACTGGAAACAAGGGAACATGATCATATGACTGACATGGAGTATTTTAAGAGTAGAATTAAGAAAAATTGGTCAGACGCAGAATCTTCAGACTCTGATGACGAAGATTCCAAAAGTCAAACAGATATGGATATAAATAATGAAAACTCGCCGAGTAAAATGCAAGAGAGAGATGCAAATGGGCTCTCAGTTGGAGAAGATGACATCAATGGAGAGGAAAAGGAGTCTCCTTTAGTAAATTCTGATGGTGAAGATGTTAATAATGAGAATCCAACATCGTCAGTAAGTGATGAGAAGAAACAGGCATTGGAAACTGGCCGGCTATTTATCCGCAATCTTCCTTACACGACTAC TGAAGAGGATTTGATGGAGCTTTTTAGCCAGTTTGGTGATGTCTCACACGTGCATCTTGTTGTTGATAAAGATACTAAACGGTCCAAAGGAATAGGTTATGTGCTTTTTTCACTTCCAGAATCTGCTATAAG GGCACTTGAAGAGTTAGACAACTCAAGTTTCCAAGGCAGGTTATTACACGTCATGCCTGCCAAGCCACAAAATGATGAGAAACTTGA GTCTAATCATGTGGTGGAGAATAAGACCTTCAAGCAGTTAAGAGCAGATCAGAGGAAGGCATCTGAAGCTAGTGGTGATACACGGGCGTGGAATAGCTTATTCATGCGTCCTGATACT GTTGTTGAAAACATAGCCAGGAAAACTGGCGTCAGCAAAAGCGAATTACTTGATCGTGATGCGGATGATCTTGCTGTGCGTATAGCACTGGGAGAAACACATGTGGTAGCAGAGACCAAGAAAGCTCTATCTAATGCTGGAATCAACATTGCTGCTTTGGAGGAATACGctgtgaaaaaaaatgaaaacatgaaAAGAAGCAACCATGTGATATTGGTTAAGAACTTACCTTACAGTTCTTCCGAAGGAGATCTTGCTAGCATGTTTGGGAAATTTGGGAGCCTAGACAAAGTTGTTCTTCCACCAACCAGAACATTGGCTTTG GTAATCTTTCTTGAAGCAGCAGAAGCTCGTTCAGCTTTCAAGTGTTTAGCATACAAACGATACAA AGATGCTCCATTATATCTGGAATGGGctcctgaaaatattttttgtcctACCCCACCATCAGCATGTGAGGAACAAAAGAATGTAGTTGGTGAGAAGAATGTTAAAAAAGTTTTAGTGGAGGAAAGCATGGAGGGAGTACCAGAAGAAGATATTGATCCTGATAGGGTGGAG TCACGGTCAATTTTTGTGAAGAACTTGAATTTTAAGACCTTGGACGAATCTCTGAAGCTGCACTTTAGTAATAATATGAAGAATGGAACAATAAAAAGTGTAAAG GTGAAAAAGCACCTTAAGAATGGCAAGTTTGTATCCATGGGTTTTGGCTttattgaatttgattctgTGGAAACAGCAACCAGCGTCTGCAAAGATTTGCAG GGGACTGTTCTGGATGGTCATGCTCTTTCCTTGCAACTTTGTCATGGAAAAAGAGATGGTCAGGTTTCAAAGAAGGGTGAAAAAGATAGGAGTTCAACTAAGCTGATCGTGAGAAATGTGGCATTTGAGGCAACAGAAAAAGATTTAAGGCAGTTATTTAGTCCATTTGGTCAG ATCAAGAGCTTAAGATTGCCCATGAAGTTTCGGAGTCACAGGGGTTTTGCGTTTGTGGAGTATGTCACGAAGCATGAGGCGCAAAATGCTCTACAAGCACTCGCAAACACGCATTTATATGGCCGCCATTTG GTGatagagagagcaaaagagggagagagcttGGAAGAATTAAGAGCACGAACTGCTGCACAATTCACAGACGACGTCAGTGGATTTCAGAGACCATCGAAGAGGGCTAAAAAGTGA